ATTTCTAAAATTAAATTTATCACAACAATGAACAATTCAACATATATCAGGgtgataacaactaccttaaaggacaaaaacatcttttgaaatttttttattgaaagtgcaatttattttttttattttgacccAAGCCCCTTTCGTTTGTATCGAGAGGGcagggtttatgacttgtactgcgtCCAGCCAACAGGGGCCAATCAAAGAACCagcagcttcacttttcaggatGTCTGAGGCACCCCCGGTTTGAACCTTTTGCGCTGCTGACataatgctctaccactgagctacacagGAACATGATTCAAATGTAGATGGAGGAACCCAGAAAATGGTTTTCTTTTTTATTCAACATTTGCACACAGTAAAGCAGCGTAAAGCAAATGAAGCGTATTGGGATTAAAAAAAACCTCACAGTTGCACAAATACATTTATGACAAATCCAAATAGCACACTGAACACTGAGAATTTACAACATGTGCATCTGGTTTCACTGATAGTTCTTAAACAGAACAAAAAGAGCACAAAAcacaaaagttaaaaaaataaaattaaacgtTCATTGAGGACTAATGGCCAAGCAGTAACAACTTCCATACCACTTATAAATATGGAATTACagctttaaaaacatttgaaaacaaACAAGGGAAGTTTATGACCAGCGACGATTCTCTCAGTATGGTCTCTCTCTCCGGTCCTGGCGATGGTCTCCCCTGTAAAAAACAAAGATTATGCATTAATCTCTTGTTACAACAACCCCTTCATGACTTTATTCTTTATAAGCATCTCAAAACTTACTTCATATCCATTTTACCAGGTGGTCCCATTCCTCGCCCCCTCCTTCCCATGTCATCCATAGGAGGCCCACCACGACCCCTTCCACCAAATCCTCCTCTGTCCATGCCCCGTCCTCCTCTGAAGCCACCACGATCTCCACCTCTTCCCCCACGGAAGCCTCCGGGTCCCCCTGGACCTCCGCGGTCCATTCCACGGCCGCCACGCATGCCGCCTGGGCCACCGCGACCACGGTCACCCCCTGAACATACCACAGATATCAATTGCGATAACAAATTTCCGAATGCAAATATCTGAAGCAGTTGTAAAGCCCAACCTAGCACGGTCCAAATAGAAAGTAAAAGAAAATAACCTGGAGGAGGGAAAGGTGGAGGTCCGAATCCTTCTGGTTTGGGTGCCTTGCACTGGTTACACTCCATCCTCCAGGCAAAGTTCTGGTTTCCACATccactaaaaaaagaaaaaaccttGAGCAAGAGCCCTGTAATGATGAATCACGAAGCTCATCACAGATACTTACGCATTTGGACACTGCCAGTCTCCTGCCCTCTGCTGCATGTTTCCTCCGGTTGGTCCACCACGGCCCATTCCCCTGGGACCACCACGAGGCATGAATCCACCTCGATCACCACCTCTACCCATCCCACCACGACCCATCATTCCTATAGGACAAGAGATTGTTAACTTACAAAAACTTTGCTTgcggttaaaaaaaaaaaaaaagaatacgcAGGATTAGAATACCCACCTCCGCGTCCCATCATGCCACCACGGTCTCCTCTCATTGGCATGCCCCCACGCATCATCCCCATCATGGGCTTCCTTCGTGCCATCGAGACTTTTAATTTCTTGCCCTGGAAATCTTTCCCTGGTGAGGAACGTTGAGTTTTAACATCTCCGAATTATTCAGTAAGTGAGGAAGGACGTTTAAGGTAAAGGAAGTCCAAAAAAACTTACCATCAAACCACTCAACTGCTGCCTTAGCAGATGGAGGCTCTTCGTATGACAAAGTGGCATCACCTTTGGGTTTTCCAGAATCTTTGTCTGTGTATATGTTAATGGCATGCAGGCCTGTTCGCTTGTTTATCTAGGAGAGAGAGTAAAAATACCTCATCATACTCCCAACTAAATCACATACGGCAAAGCTAGAAAAATGGGTGACAAGATGGCAGTCCatcttaaataataatatacatCAATATCTTTGAATAAACACTATCAAATACCCTAATAACTCCACTGTGCTTGAAAAACTCTGCCATTTCTTCCAGGGTAGCATTCTCAGTCAGTCCAGTAATGTAGATGGTGCTGTTTTCTGAGTCATCTTGTTCTTCTGGTCGTcctgcagacagacagattgttaaaaaaaaaaacaggtatCAAAacagaacaacacacagtaGAAATCCAGACTTACCCATGTTACCATCTGGTGTAGATTATCATCAAGGAGGACACCAGGTGAAAAAGGAAATAGTGAGAAACAAATTAGTTTGCAGGCTGGGTATCTAAAGCACctgacatcatcatcatcatgctACCAAATcctggtaaaaaaaaactgtccCGGCACATTTGTTCTGACCATTCAAAGACAGAGGCAAAATACCATAGTGCTGCTGAcccaaatgttttaaattattgtgaaaaaagtaattattttaatgctacctattgttttctttttttgttgaaGTGTgatttaaaccaaaaaaatattcaaaaaccCTTGAAAACCAAGGACCCAAATTGGACTCCATACCTGATTTGATaacttcaaaaaaaaattgtaaacactGAAATGGTGATACACTACATGGCTGGGTCGGCCAGTTACCATTAACTCCTATATGTGTGTCATTCGAAAGTAACCCATGTGTTCATTGAAGGAGTCCATACTCAGGATTTTTAACCAATATAAATAGTTTAGTGAACCATTCTTATACAACCAATAAGAAAAACTCTTTAAAATTCTAGCCGGCAGTGTAGTTTTGCAAGGTTTTAAATATTTCCCTTTGGAAAAGCACCCATGAAAGGTGGAGAATTTCTAGTGTATGGTCTTGTGATTCTCATTAAACTTACCACCAGGCTTAATGAAGCCACCTCTGTCTCCAGCGATGCTGGGGGGGAATAAGCGAAGATATGAAGGCGATTTCCCTTAAAACAGCCACTTCCGTACCACAAATAGGGGTAATGGGGGTATTTTCACAGGTTTAACTAACTCAGACCCCCCAACGAGTCACCCATAACCCCCCTTTTAAATACAATATTTGAGATTAACACTCAGTTGGGGGTGCTGTAGCATTACAATAAATGTCTAATGCCTAAATGTACAAACTTGCATTAGTGGCTCAACAGTATTGGGGTTATATAAAGCAGAAGTGAGGGCTGATCTTTATTACcatttttttaagtgaaaacCCCAGATATTTGTACACTTGAATTGGGATTTAATTGTTTCAGATGCAGCCATACTACAGACCCTTTCAAATGCAAATTCAGATCATGCCATATATCAAGCTGTTTTAAGAAATCAAGCATTTATAGTCGGTCATTCCTCTATCTAGTAATGGATTCACCATGATAGACACCAAAGCAACGCAACCCAATTTGGATAAAAGCGAAAAGATGAAATGTAAGGGCATGAGGATCTCTTGGTGGCCATTTTATCAAGAGTGGCATGTCTGCGGCTACATCTGAAACAATTTGCTTACATAAAGCTGGTACATGCACTTCaattaaaaacaatgaaaagcAAGTAAACCATTAACACCATTTTTTTTCTACACAAACgtttaccatgtttaaaattaCACAAAGCAAAAAGGCTATCAAAATGTTTGAATATGCTTagataaatacaattttatagGGGTGCTGAAAAACATAATTCTTTCATTCCTGTAGGAAAACACAATTGGACCACTTCTTCGCTTTAAATGTTGACACCACCAACTTTTAGTCCCCATTTCAAAAGGCTGCCGGCCCAGACCCAGAACTGAGTAGTGGTACTGTAAAAGTATAGATGTGTTTACATGGCTCTCACTTTGTTACCTGTAGCGTATAAATGCGACAAAGCATGTTAAAGTTTCATAATTCACAAGACAATTGCAATCCAAATTGTCACAAAGAAGACATACCCCGTTCCTGGGAAGGTAGGAAAATGAATGCAGTGTATTTTAACGGTTTGATCTTAagtcttaaagagcacctattttccgattcatgtttttacatttcctttggtgtgtattagtacaagGTAGCAATATGCAAAAGGTCCACACCATAAAGTAAACGATGGCGCAaattatcatctccaacgtaaatctcggACTCagtctgtaagttaactcctgttagcattgcagtgtgcgtgaatctttcaaacatggtaaggagcgtcacatttccggctgacatcacATTATTTCCACATACCTCTGATTtattaaccataaaccacgcaaacacattgtaatataccaaatgcacaaaataatgttttttagcaacaaaataggtgccctttaaagcaTATACAATCTAGTTAAAATGAATGCACAAGTTCTTAATTTTCTCACTTTATATATCACAGTGTTTGATACAACAGATGAAAACGACAGGAACCAtcagaattaataataaaaaaatctgttttgtttGGAGCGTCACTGCATTCACTTTCAAATTGAACTTTTTGCCTCTGGTAGCTTTTACAAAATGTCTTTGGGAACCAATAGGGTTAATTATAGAATAAGGGTTAATTGGTTGCAAACCAGACCTATTAGAATCATAGTCAATctcttaaataaatatttaagctGGATGCTAGTTGAgttaattagggatgcaccgaaatgaaaattcttggccgaaatcGAAAATGAGGAAAACAAGGCAgaaaaaccgaaaccgaaataaattattatgccaattattagtacaaatgcatttatggctatcactgtgtactaactttactaggggtgtgtgacagatcacaaaactcacggttcagatcacattacagtttttgaggcatggatcggattatttttcagatcagcaaaaagggggtggggaaaatctaataacaaataaagaaattacaaacatttataaaaaaagaacatagctgcacattaataagggctaacattagccTTAGTTAtagaaatcgaattaaatgagtcataacactgtctttattgtataaattaaatatattattatttttagagctatttgtctctttgttagacttaagtaggttaattgaggttactgtctctttaaataagcagagactggtttatgactgtaatctatacatacacttaagacataaacaaatgtttttattagaaaaagaatactttggagataattttgtttatatgtgccctgtcaataacagaaagattttacgttcTCTTGTTTGCAtctcactcgtgtgtgcactattgagggcacttaaacgcgcgcgcgcacacagagaacgaaggcgaatcccaaacagcgcagcataaaaacgttacgttgtttttcattgctttattcggcacatgtatgttaatggactatacagtatgagacacatttgcgcgactctctctaaagtttacacatcaagagttctgatctttgaagagcGTACgcactgtgatgatcacgtcttgaccggacacaaccgcatgtgcctctgtgcgtactttagcgcctttttgcagttaaatacatccacgccgcatacatgttgcttcagacaagcacgtgcaggtcgcggtttctgtttgcgtcatcggaacatttcggccgtattgtttttcggtgataaaagtctttcgggcgaaagccgaaaatgctcttttgggccattttcggccgaaaaGTTTCGGTAGcggaatattcggtgcatccctagagtTAATGTTACCTTGTTTTACACCCTTTTCTCTTTCTATCAACACTTAATTTAGTAAACTAAGATTAAACTAACACCACAAATCTGTGATTTCAAGGCAGTTTTACAAAATTCTGTTTGAAATAAGTGAATACaccatttattttcaatttatcCTAAAGGATCACAAAAAATACTGATGGCTTTTCTTAGACCATCTGGATCACCGACCTCCTAGCGCATGCTTGATGTTTATAAATCTCATTCCCTGAATATGTTAATAAATATGTCTTTTGGTTTTAGGATGTCTCAAATGTAATAAATTAAGATAAAAGGCTTAAATGACACAAATATCATATTTTTTCCCAAAGCATGTTCTTAATCTTACCTTAGGCCATAATGAGGCAAAGCTGAGAGCAGCAGGGTTATGTAAACATTTGCTTTTTCTATGAAAGGAACACCTGTGGTATTACACTATGGTTTTATCACATAGATGAGTCTAAAACTAACCTATTTTAACACTATTAAAAACTATtagcattcattttttttactaaagatGACACCACACAGCTCTCAGCTCTGTATGGCCTCTTTCAGCTTCTGTCTGAAAGAAAGAGAGGTGGTGAAGTGAGACAACAAAAACAATCACTTACCCCATTCCTCCTCGGTTCATGCCCCCTCGCATGCCACCACCTCCTCGCATCATCCCCCGGTCAAACCCACCCCGGCCACGCCCGCGGTTCTCCCCCCCTCCCATGCCTCGGCCCTCTCCAGGGCCCCCATATCCTCCAGACTCAGGGCCCGAGTAGCCGCCTCCGTTCTGGTGGTCCTGTCTGTAATTACCTGGAAAAATGGAAAGTGACCGGCTTAAACTCTTACTGACATGGTCTCTATTACCCAGTTTTGGGAGATATGCCCCATAGTGAGATGGTCCTATCGTCGGCCTTTGAGATTGCTGATATACGAAAGTATTGGGGGGGGGCTTGGGTGCAATactcatttataaaaaaaataaccatcACTTACCATACTGGCTGGATGGTTTGTAATCGGACTGGCCGTAGCTTCCTCCAGCGCTGCCCTGCTGTCCATACTGGCTCGCAGGAGGCTGTCCATAGGACCCAGAAGGTGGAGCATAGCTGGTAGGCGGAGCCTGTGGCTGCTGGGGAGTAGCTTGTTGGTATCCTCCCTGCTGGCTGTAGGAGCTCTGCTGTCCATATCCTCCTTGCTGGCCTTGATATCCTCCCggttgctgctgctgctgtgagTAAGAGTTCGGCTGAGGCTGCTGGGAATAAGAGCTCTGCTCATATCCAGCAGGCTGCTGGCTGCCAGCACTGTAACTGctgaaaaaacaatacagtgATCAAAATGGTTGGCTATTACATTACAGTGTGAAGATTATGTGAATATGAGATTAGAGGTCTTTACGGTTCcatccgaaaacccgaggtctgACCCAAGCAGATTCGGGCCTAAGAGTTTCATGTGTGCTTTGGACACGGGTCGTAAAGAATAACAGCGGCATCGGGTATCGGTTAATCTAAAAggaatgtgtttttgccaaaaGGACCCATCGACAACTCAAACTATCTTGTGTGTGTGCATCAAGTCCTTTCCAAAGTCCTTTTTTTGCCTGACTGGTGCATGCGGAgatgcagactgcacacacgtcGGTGTTGTTTACACTCAGGTGAAAAAAACTGCCACTGGTTCGGGTCAATTTTCTCAGGTTGGTATAAAAAAAGGATTTATTCACGTCGGGTACAtatctttggacccgagaagacctctactaTGCATAACCCCAGCCAGTGAGATACCTGGGAGGTGCAGCCGAAGCGGGCTGTTGTGTATATCCAGGATAAGCAGACTGAGCGCCGTAGCTGGCCTGCCCACCATATGAGGTTTGGTTGGTGCTGGTGGACGAAGCAGCAGCTGCAGCAGCAGTGGCAGTTGAATCATAGCTGCTGGCTCCATAACCCTGGGCAGGTTGACTGTAGCTCTGAGCTGCAGCCGGAGTGGCTGTATAACCACCTGAAGAGTAAGAGTATAAATTATCGAATATAAAACAAGCacatttaaaaagatttttaacaATTAATATAAAGGAAATTAACatctatttaaagggatactccactttttttttttttaaagatgctcattttccagctccccttgagacaatcatttgatttttacagttttggaatccattcagccgtcTGGCGgtccacttttagcataattcattgaatttgattagaccattagcatcgtgctcaaaaatgacccaagattttttatatttttccccatttaaaacttgactcttctgtagttacattgtgtactaagaccgacgaaaattaaaagctgcaatatctaggcagatatggctaggaactctactctcattctggtgtaaaaatcaaggactttgctgccgtaacatggctgcaggaggcgtagtgctattacgcactgcccgaaaatactCCACTTTGTAACTTTCAATAGAAGGGAaatattttcaggcactgcataatatAATTGTGCCTCCTGCAACCATGGcacggcagcaaagtcttttTTACGCctgaatgagagtatagttcctagccataccTGCCTAGaaaaaaaatcgcaacttttcattttcgtcggttttagtacacgatgttactacagaagagtcaagttttaaataggaaaaatatagaaactctttggttatttttgagctcgatgctaatggtctaatagGATTCAataaattatgctaagctatgctaaaagtggtacatcTAGACCCGGAGATaggctgaatgaattccaaaacggtaagaatcaaatgtttaactataggggagctggaaaatgagcataagtggagtgtccctatGAATAAAGTAGCTTAATGAGGTCTAAGGAACAAACACACACCACTAGCTGGTGGTGGTTGTCCATAAGAAGATCCATAGGCCTGCTGACCATAGTTGCTTGAGGTGCTACCAGTCTGCGGGTAGGTCGAATCCGCCGGCTGGTTGTATGAACCATATCCTTGTTGTTGACCATATGACTGCTACAAAACACAAACCAAGAACATTTAATAACTCATCTACACAATCTAAACTGCTTTTGTGTTGCATTTACACTGGCAAAAAACATTTGGGCTTCTGTTTACCTGGGTGTTCTGTCCGTAACTTTGCGAGGGCTGGGCCGCATAGGAGCCATACCTATTGGACAACAAAAGATAAGTTACTCTACTTCATTATTCACAAGGATGACAGATTATAAACTGTTTTATACGTTTTTAGGTATACATACCCCTGCTGGCCTCCAGCCTGGCTGTAAGTATTGTAATCTGTTGGTGAAAGAGATACATATTTACATTACTGATATAAAAGTATTTACAAATACTTGGCCTGTATAGAGGGTTAGATAATGGACAAATGTTGCAATATATGCTGTTTTTCCTGGTTTATTCAGAATATAAAGAACCAGAGCAAATATTA
This window of the Paramisgurnus dabryanus chromosome 10, PD_genome_1.1, whole genome shotgun sequence genome carries:
- the ewsr1a gene encoding EWS RNA-binding protein 1a; translation: MASAADYNTYSQAGGQQGYGSYAAQPSQSYGQNTQQSYGQQQGYGSYNQPADSTYPQTGSTSSNYGQQAYGSSYGQPPPASGGYTATPAAAQSYSQPAQGYGASSYDSTATAAAAAASSTSTNQTSYGGQASYGAQSAYPGYTQQPASAAPPSSYSAGSQQPAGYEQSSYSQQPQPNSYSQQQQQPGGYQGQQGGYGQQSSYSQQGGYQQATPQQPQAPPTSYAPPSGSYGQPPASQYGQQGSAGGSYGQSDYKPSSQYGNYRQDHQNGGGYSGPESGGYGGPGEGRGMGGGENRGRGRGGFDRGMMRGGGGMRGGMNRGGMGIAGDRGGFIKPGDGNMGRPEEQDDSENSTIYITGLTENATLEEMAEFFKHSGVIRINKRTGLHAINIYTDKDSGKPKGDATLSYEEPPSAKAAVEWFDGKDFQGKKLKVSMARRKPMMGMMRGGMPMRGDRGGMMGRGGMMGRGGMGRGGDRGGFMPRGGPRGMGRGGPTGGNMQQRAGDWQCPNAGCGNQNFAWRMECNQCKAPKPEGFGPPPFPPPGGDRGRGGPGGMRGGRGMDRGGPGGPGGFRGGRGGDRGGFRGGRGMDRGGFGGRGRGGPPMDDMGRRGRGMGPPGKMDMKGDHRQDRRERPY